The Aliidiomarina minuta nucleotide sequence CACCGCAGTTTGCTACCGGGATCTGCCAGGGACCCACCATTTGATCGCGGGCCACCAGACCGGTAACGCTGCGATCGCCAATGGTAATCAAAAAGGTTTTCTCGGCGACTGCTGGCAAACGCAATACCCGTTCAATAGCGTCTTCAAGCCTAATGTGATGGCTACTGAAGTCATCGCCGTTAGCCTGCAGGCTTTGCACATCACGATGCATTTTAGGCGCTTTGCCTAACAGCACATCCAGTGGCATATCGACCGGGTTATTATCAAATACTTCATCGTATAGCTTAAGGTGTCGCTCTGCGGTGGCTTCACCGACGACAGCAAAAGGCGCTCTTTCCCGTTCACAAAGAGCCACAAAATCTGCCATACGTTCCGGCGCTATGGCCATTACATAACGTTCCTGAGACTCGTTACACCAGATAGCCAGTGGCGTCATGCCGGGTTCGTCGTTAGGGATAGCACGCAACTCAAAGTTACCGCCCCGCTCACCGTCATTCACCAGTTCTGGCATAGCGTTAGAAAGACCGCCTGCACCGACATCATGAATGAACACAATAGGGTTCTGTTCGCCCAGTTGCCAGCAACGGTCAATCACTTCCTGGCAGCGACGTTCAATTTCCGGGTTTTCCCGTTGTACGGAAGCAAAATCAAGTTCAGCTGAAGACTGACCCGATGCCATTGAAGAGGCCGCACCGCCGCCCAGGCCTATGTTCATAGCCGGGCCGCCTAAAACAACCAAAGGTGCCCCTACAGGAATTTCTTTCTTCTGCACGTGCTCTTCGCGGATGTTACCCAGACCGCCGGCGATCATAATAGGTTTATGATAACCACGAAGTTCCATACCGTTATGGCTGTTGACCATCTCTTCATAAGTACGGAAGTAACCAAGGATATTAGGTCGGCCGAATTCATTGTTAAACGCGGCCCCACCGAGTGGCCCTTCCAGCATAATATCCAGTGCAGTAACTATGCGATCGGGTTTGCCAAAGTCTTCTTCCCAGGGCTGTTCGAAGCCCGGAATACGCAGGTCAGATACCGTAAAACCAACCAGCCCCGATTTCGGTTTGGAACCTATACCGGTGGCCCCCTCATCGCGAATTTCACCACCTGACCCCGTGGCAGCGCCTGGGTAAGGCGAAATTGCAGTAGGATGATTATGAGTTTCAACCTTCATCAGAATATGAATATTTTCAGGATGGTAGCTATATTCACGCTCGGCGGCCGTGGGGAAAAAACGACCGGCTTCGGAGCCTGTCATCACCGCGGCATTATCTTTATAAGCAGAAAGCACAAAATCAGGCGTGGTCTTATAGGTGTTTTTAATCATCGCAAACAGAGATTTGCTCTGTTGTTCACCATTAATGGTCCAGTCAGCATTAAATATTTTATGCCGGCAATGCTCTGAGTTCGCCTGTGCGAACATATAGAGCTCGATATCATTAGGATTACGACCCAGCGCACGGAAATTATCTACCAGGTAATCAATTTCATCATCCGCCAGTGCCAGGCCCAGATCGATATTCGCATGCACCAGTGCTTCGCGACCCTGACTTAAAATATCGACATCGCTTAAAGGCTGCGGCTTAGCTTCCGCAAATAAAACCTGCGCCTGTGCAATACTGTCAAAGGTGCTTTCCGTCATCCGGTCATGTAAAAACAACTGTGCCTGTTGCCATTGCTGATCGGTCAGTTCGCCTTGTAAGCGGTATAAAATACCTCGCTCCAGACGGCGGACCGTATTCAGACCACAGTTATGCGCAATGTCAGTTGCCTTCGAAGACCATGGAGAAATGGTACCAAGGCGCGGTGTCACAAAAACCTCACGCCCTTCAACCTCATCACCCCGACGTGCCGGACCATAAGTCAGCAATTGCTTTAGTATTTCGGTCTGGGTCTGGTCAAGATCAGATTCTGTCTGATAGATATGAATAAATTCAGCACTAATAGCACTGACATTCAGACCTGCATTAGACAGGCGTTGAATTAACTTTTGTTGGCGAAAATCGGATAAGGCTGGGGCGCCACGCAGAATTTGCACTGGTCTGAACTCCGGTTTTGAGTGAGCAACGGTTTGGTGGCTCATGATTATAAAGAAAACGGTCACATTTTGCGACACAAATGACAATGCACCCGCGTTTCTGATCTGGTATAAATAGGGCTTACAGGATTACCTGAGATAAGTAGTAACAGCGAGGAGTTGCATGCGAAGCAGCCTGAATCAAATCAAAAACAAGAAGATAACCTCGCTTAGCCGCGCGTTAATCACTTTACTGGGCATCAGTGCCCTGCTCATGTTGCAAGGTTGTAATTCTGAGTCAGCAGCCAAAAACCAGCTCTATCAGATCGAAGAACGTGGTTATCTGCGGGTCGGCACTATTATGAATTCATCCAGCTACCATCTGGATGGCGAATTAC carries:
- the purL gene encoding phosphoribosylformylglycinamidine synthase → MQILRGAPALSDFRQQKLIQRLSNAGLNVSAISAEFIHIYQTESDLDQTQTEILKQLLTYGPARRGDEVEGREVFVTPRLGTISPWSSKATDIAHNCGLNTVRRLERGILYRLQGELTDQQWQQAQLFLHDRMTESTFDSIAQAQVLFAEAKPQPLSDVDILSQGREALVHANIDLGLALADDEIDYLVDNFRALGRNPNDIELYMFAQANSEHCRHKIFNADWTINGEQQSKSLFAMIKNTYKTTPDFVLSAYKDNAAVMTGSEAGRFFPTAAEREYSYHPENIHILMKVETHNHPTAISPYPGAATGSGGEIRDEGATGIGSKPKSGLVGFTVSDLRIPGFEQPWEEDFGKPDRIVTALDIMLEGPLGGAAFNNEFGRPNILGYFRTYEEMVNSHNGMELRGYHKPIMIAGGLGNIREEHVQKKEIPVGAPLVVLGGPAMNIGLGGGAASSMASGQSSAELDFASVQRENPEIERRCQEVIDRCWQLGEQNPIVFIHDVGAGGLSNAMPELVNDGERGGNFELRAIPNDEPGMTPLAIWCNESQERYVMAIAPERMADFVALCERERAPFAVVGEATAERHLKLYDEVFDNNPVDMPLDVLLGKAPKMHRDVQSLQANGDDFSSHHIRLEDAIERVLRLPAVAEKTFLITIGDRSVTGLVARDQMVGPWQIPVANCGVTAASYDSYAGEAMAMGERTPVALLNYAASARLAVAEAITNIAANPIGDFKRIKLSANWMAAAGHPGEDAGLYEAVKAVGEELCPELELTIPVGKDSMSMKTRWQENGEDKAVTSPMSLVISAFARVTDVRQSITPQLQPDSDSQLWLVDFGRGQNRLGGSALAQVCRKLGKESADLDKASDLKAFFTIVQQLVAQQQLQAYHDRSDGGLFTTLTEMAFAGHCGWTVQLPEDQDVIAALFSEELGAVLQVPAAAAENLQQLFADQGISDMLVYLGRAQAGDDLVISQGAQQVLHESRSRLRAVWAETTDQMQRLRDNPECADEEFKAKQDKQDPGLHSELSFDINKDVAAPYISKGTAPQVAILREQGVNSHYEMAAAFDRAGFAAIDVHMSDILSGRVSLDQFQALAACGGFSYGDVLGAGEGWAKSILFNPRARDEFSRFFARQDTLSLGVCNGCQMLSNLHDLIPGSEGWPRFVSNRSERFEARFSMVEIQKSPSLLFEGMQGSRMPIAVSHGEGRVEFAAADGASKLDASGQVALRYVDNYGKVTEQYPANPNGSEAGMTGVTSADGRVTLMMPHPERVFRTVANSWHPAEWGEDSPWMRLFRNARVAIG